In the Pseudomonas sp. DTU_2021_1001937_2_SI_NGA_ILE_001 genome, one interval contains:
- a CDS encoding DUF2789 domain-containing protein, giving the protein MELPTHTLNDLFEQLGLEFDDASIEAFIAEHRLPDGVKLIDAEFWTPQQAGFLKEELREDADWAPVVDELNVRLHEKPAS; this is encoded by the coding sequence ATGGAATTGCCCACTCATACACTCAATGATCTATTTGAACAGCTTGGCCTGGAATTTGATGATGCCAGTATCGAAGCATTCATTGCCGAGCATAGACTGCCCGATGGCGTGAAACTGATCGATGCCGAGTTCTGGACCCCGCAGCAGGCCGGATTTCTCAAGGAAGAACTGCGTGAAGACGCCGACTGGGCGCCGGTGGTCGATGAGTTGAACGTGCGCCTGCATGAGAAACCTGCTTCATAG
- a CDS encoding K+/H+ antiporter subunit F, with protein MSDLLSLAILASLSIFALAMVLTLLRLFRGPSAQDRVLALDYLYIIGMLMMLVLGIRYASDTYFEAALLIALFGFVGSFALAKFLLRGEVIE; from the coding sequence ATGAGTGACCTGCTCAGCCTGGCGATACTGGCCAGCCTTTCGATATTCGCCTTGGCGATGGTCCTGACCCTGTTGCGTCTGTTTCGCGGCCCTTCTGCCCAGGACCGGGTGCTGGCCCTGGACTACCTGTACATCATCGGCATGCTGATGATGCTGGTGCTGGGCATTCGTTATGCCAGCGACACCTATTTCGAGGCGGCGCTGCTGATCGCACTGTTCGGCTTCGTGGGCTCATTCGCCCTGGCCAAATTCCTGCTGCGCGGTGAGGTGATCGAATGA
- a CDS encoding Na+/H+ antiporter subunit E — protein sequence MKRLFPAPLLSLALWGLWLVLNLSLSAGHILLGALLGFLAPLMFASLRPMPVRVRKPGTIVRLIFNVGIDVVASNLQVARSVWTLKRRPPRSAFVRIPLDMRDAHGLAALAMVCTVVPGTVWSELALDRSILLMHVFDLEDEARFIEHFKSTYERPLMEIFQ from the coding sequence ATGAAACGACTGTTCCCCGCTCCGCTGTTGTCACTGGCGCTCTGGGGCCTGTGGCTGGTCCTGAATCTCTCCCTGAGCGCCGGGCACATCCTGCTGGGCGCCCTGCTGGGCTTTCTCGCCCCACTGATGTTCGCCTCGCTGCGGCCGATGCCGGTGCGCGTCCGCAAACCAGGCACCATCGTGCGCCTCATCTTCAATGTCGGTATCGATGTGGTGGCCTCGAACCTGCAGGTGGCGCGCTCGGTATGGACGCTCAAGCGTCGCCCGCCACGCTCGGCCTTCGTGCGTATTCCACTGGATATGCGTGATGCCCATGGCCTGGCAGCTCTGGCGATGGTCTGTACGGTGGTCCCCGGCACGGTCTGGTCGGAACTGGCCCTGGACCGCAGCATCCTGCTGATGCACGTGTTCGACCTGGAGGATGAAGCGCGCTTCATCGAACACTTCAAGAGCACCTACGAGCGCCCCTTGATGGAGATCTTCCAATGA
- a CDS encoding Na+/H+ antiporter subunit G, which translates to MTSDVPYWIEVLTAILLLTSSLFTLTGAIGVLRLKDFFQRMHPTALASTIGTWCVALASIIYFSALKQAPVMHAWLIPILLAITVPVTTLLLARTSLFRKRMAGEDVPPEVSGDRPAQEG; encoded by the coding sequence ATGACCAGCGACGTGCCGTACTGGATCGAGGTGCTGACCGCGATTCTGCTGCTGACCAGCAGCCTGTTCACGCTGACCGGTGCGATTGGCGTGTTGCGCCTGAAGGACTTTTTCCAGCGCATGCACCCGACTGCGCTGGCCTCGACCATCGGCACCTGGTGCGTGGCCCTGGCGTCGATCATCTATTTCTCAGCCCTCAAACAGGCACCGGTGATGCACGCGTGGCTGATCCCGATCCTGCTGGCGATCACGGTGCCGGTCACGACTCTGCTGCTGGCCCGCACCAGTCTGTTCCGCAAGCGCATGGCTGGCGAGGACGTACCGCCAGAGGTCAGCGGCGACCGCCCGGCCCAGGAAGGCTGA
- a CDS encoding DUF2235 domain-containing protein yields the protein MNNHIYGRAAVEDDRRAPRRVTARVGIFFDGTGNNRVNTRIGADCRAAMQAGERHHTAACAGRHEKSSSSYSNDLTNIARLAELYRQSPRAVLENNEWRVYYAVYIGGVGTKSGGRDALWSGQSFGRGTTGVLAKVEVAMKKLNAALASFAVHNPGCVIQALELDLFGFSRGAASARHLVNEVLKRERGVLQALLHDGQIAWAEEVGWARGSIQVMVVGLFDTVAAIGSWRDLGNVRDASNRRVNLYLPAGCARQVLHLVARDEQRRNFALNSIQPGWSREIVLPGAHSDIGGGYLPCMFEDVLLTRPRTAVVDCRAPLEHSSLWQQAQADLEALDGQRWIDPADPSASLQVQCSKVASRGCDTSLGKQLVMASVCLRREVLGHLSRVHLRVMHALACDEGVPFEAITDRAELALPDELQGVAQRLIAQARGDEVALSTAEELLLSRRYIHHSAHWRPVIGTLGGLGDALFVHAPQTGGRVIHPNVAQPGYPH from the coding sequence ATGAACAATCATATATATGGGCGTGCCGCAGTCGAGGATGACAGGCGGGCGCCACGGCGGGTGACCGCCAGGGTCGGCATTTTCTTCGATGGCACCGGAAATAACCGTGTAAATACGCGAATTGGCGCCGATTGTCGGGCGGCGATGCAGGCGGGCGAACGCCATCACACGGCCGCGTGTGCCGGTCGCCATGAAAAGTCTTCGAGCAGTTACAGTAATGACCTGACCAATATTGCGCGACTGGCCGAACTTTATCGGCAATCGCCTCGTGCCGTGCTGGAAAACAATGAATGGCGAGTTTATTACGCTGTTTATATTGGTGGTGTGGGGACCAAGTCCGGGGGTCGTGACGCGTTGTGGTCGGGGCAGAGTTTCGGGCGCGGTACGACCGGTGTATTGGCCAAAGTGGAAGTGGCCATGAAGAAGTTGAATGCCGCGCTGGCCAGTTTCGCCGTGCACAATCCCGGCTGCGTGATCCAGGCCCTGGAACTGGATCTGTTTGGTTTCAGCCGGGGGGCGGCGTCGGCCAGGCATCTGGTCAACGAGGTGCTCAAGCGTGAGCGCGGTGTGCTGCAAGCGCTGCTGCATGATGGGCAGATCGCCTGGGCCGAGGAGGTCGGCTGGGCGCGGGGCTCCATCCAGGTCATGGTCGTGGGGTTGTTCGACACCGTCGCGGCGATAGGCAGCTGGCGTGACCTGGGCAACGTGCGTGATGCCAGTAACCGGCGGGTCAATCTCTACTTGCCGGCTGGCTGCGCACGACAGGTTCTGCATCTGGTGGCGCGCGATGAACAGCGGCGCAACTTCGCGCTGAACAGCATCCAGCCTGGCTGGTCGCGCGAGATCGTGTTACCGGGGGCGCACTCGGACATCGGCGGTGGCTACCTGCCTTGCATGTTCGAGGACGTCCTGTTGACCCGGCCGCGCACGGCGGTGGTCGACTGCCGCGCGCCTCTCGAGCACAGCTCGCTCTGGCAGCAGGCACAGGCCGACCTGGAGGCACTCGATGGCCAGCGCTGGATCGATCCGGCCGACCCGTCGGCATCCTTGCAGGTGCAGTGTTCGAAAGTAGCCAGTCGTGGCTGTGACACCTCGTTGGGCAAGCAACTGGTCATGGCCTCGGTCTGCCTGCGCCGCGAGGTGCTGGGGCACCTGTCGCGCGTTCACCTGCGGGTCATGCACGCCTTGGCCTGTGATGAAGGGGTGCCGTTCGAAGCCATCACAGACCGCGCGGAACTGGCCTTGCCCGACGAACTGCAGGGCGTGGCACAGCGCCTCATCGCACAGGCCAGGGGCGATGAGGTGGCGCTCAGCACCGCCGAGGAGCTTCTGTTGAGCCGTCGCTACATCCACCATTCGGCGCACTGGCGACCGGTCATCGGCACCCTGGGCGGGCTGGGCGATGCGCTGTTCGTCCATGCGCCGCAGACGGGCGGTCGGGTCATTCATCCCAACGTGGCGCAACCGGGGTACCCGCATTGA
- a CDS encoding Na+/H+ antiporter subunit C, which produces MEEVIAIAIGVLAASGVWLILRPRTFQVIMGLCLLSYGVNLFIFSMGSLFIGKEPIIKDGVPHDLLHYTDPLPQALVLTAIVISFAMTALFLVVLLASRGLTGTDHVDGREPKA; this is translated from the coding sequence ATGGAAGAAGTCATCGCCATTGCCATTGGCGTACTGGCCGCCTCGGGCGTCTGGCTGATCCTGCGGCCACGAACCTTCCAGGTCATCATGGGCCTGTGCCTGCTGTCATACGGCGTCAACCTGTTCATCTTCAGCATGGGCAGCCTGTTCATCGGCAAGGAGCCGATCATCAAGGACGGCGTGCCGCATGACCTGCTGCACTACACCGACCCGTTGCCCCAGGCGCTGGTACTCACCGCCATCGTCATCAGCTTCGCCATGACCGCGCTGTTCCTGGTAGTGCTGCTGGCCTCGCGCGGGCTGACCGGCACCGACCACGTGGACGGTCGGGAGCCCAAGGCATGA
- a CDS encoding monovalent cation/H+ antiporter subunit D yields MSGINQLIIVPILLPLLTAGLMLWLGEKHRPLKARINLFSTMIGLAVAIRLLMWVQESGGMGSIGVYMPGNWEVPFGIVLVVDHLSALMLVLTGIIAVCALLFALARWDKAGASFHALFQIQLMGLYGAFLTADLFNLFVFFEVLLAASYGLMLHGSGRARVSSGLHYIAINLLASSLFLIGAALIYGVTGTLNMADLAVKIPQVSEADRGLLHAGAAILATAFLAKAGMWPLNFWLVPAYSAASAPVAAMFAIMTKVGIYTLLRLWTLLFSEHAEASAFFGGEWLIIGGMLTIATAAVAIIAAQRLERMASLSILVSAGILLSAIGFAQPGLTAGALFYLVSSTLALSALFLLGELIERTRSANQYGEDEDADQLPHNLESLHPPRGSNLDEEENIVVGQVIPMTMAFLGLCFVACALLVIGMPPLSGFIGKLTLLNALLNPEGLGSTSNPPVSLEAWLLIALLVFSGLAALMSFVRLGIQRFWTPRETPSPLLRHSEYLPIVLLLGLCITLTFKAEPLLLYTQQTAATLHEPQQYIQSVMATRPLPGTTLNTSQVQP; encoded by the coding sequence ATGAGTGGCATCAACCAGTTGATCATCGTGCCCATCCTGCTGCCCCTGCTGACTGCCGGGCTGATGCTCTGGCTGGGCGAGAAACATCGTCCGCTCAAGGCACGCATCAATCTGTTCTCCACCATGATCGGCCTGGCCGTGGCCATACGCCTGCTGATGTGGGTGCAGGAAAGCGGCGGCATGGGCTCGATCGGCGTCTACATGCCAGGCAACTGGGAAGTGCCCTTTGGCATCGTGCTGGTGGTCGACCACCTCTCGGCGCTGATGCTGGTGCTGACCGGGATCATCGCCGTGTGTGCGCTGCTGTTCGCCCTGGCGCGCTGGGACAAGGCTGGAGCAAGCTTCCATGCGCTGTTCCAGATCCAGCTGATGGGCCTGTATGGCGCCTTCCTCACCGCCGATCTGTTCAACCTCTTCGTGTTCTTCGAGGTGCTGCTGGCGGCCTCTTACGGCCTGATGCTGCACGGTTCCGGACGCGCGCGGGTGTCGTCGGGGCTGCACTACATCGCGATCAACCTGCTGGCCTCGTCACTGTTCCTGATCGGTGCGGCACTGATCTATGGCGTGACCGGTACCCTGAACATGGCCGACCTGGCGGTGAAGATCCCCCAGGTCAGTGAAGCCGACCGGGGCCTGCTGCATGCGGGCGCGGCGATCCTGGCCACGGCGTTTCTGGCCAAGGCCGGCATGTGGCCGCTGAATTTCTGGCTGGTGCCGGCCTACTCGGCGGCCAGTGCGCCGGTGGCCGCGATGTTCGCGATCATGACCAAGGTCGGCATCTACACCCTGCTGCGTCTGTGGACCCTGTTGTTCTCCGAGCATGCCGAAGCCTCGGCATTCTTCGGTGGCGAATGGCTGATCATCGGCGGCATGCTGACCATCGCCACGGCAGCGGTAGCGATCATCGCCGCCCAGCGCCTGGAGCGCATGGCCAGCCTGAGCATTCTGGTCTCGGCGGGCATCCTGCTGTCGGCAATCGGCTTCGCACAACCGGGCCTCACCGCCGGTGCGCTGTTCTACCTGGTCAGCTCGACCCTGGCACTGAGCGCGCTATTTCTGCTCGGCGAGCTGATCGAGCGCACGCGCTCGGCCAACCAGTACGGCGAAGACGAAGACGCCGATCAGTTGCCGCACAATCTGGAGTCTCTGCACCCACCGCGCGGCAGCAACCTCGACGAAGAAGAGAACATCGTTGTCGGCCAGGTCATTCCCATGACCATGGCCTTCCTGGGCTTGTGCTTCGTCGCCTGCGCCCTTCTGGTCATCGGCATGCCGCCGCTTTCCGGGTTCATTGGCAAGCTGACCCTGCTCAATGCCTTGCTCAACCCCGAGGGTCTGGGCAGCACCAGCAATCCGCCGGTCTCGCTGGAAGCCTGGCTGCTCATCGCACTGCTGGTGTTTTCTGGCCTGGCGGCACTGATGTCGTTCGTGCGCCTGGGCATCCAGCGCTTCTGGACACCCCGGGAAACGCCATCGCCGCTACTGCGCCACAGCGAGTACCTGCCCATCGTGCTGTTGCTGGGCCTGTGCATCACCCTGACCTTCAAGGCCGAGCCGCTGCTGCTCTATACCCAGCAGACCGCCGCGACCCTGCATGAGCCCCAACAATACATCCAGTCGGTAATGGCCACTCGCCCACTGCCGGGTACCACCCTCAACACCTCGCAGGTGCAGCCATGA